A window of the Henckelia pumila isolate YLH828 chromosome 3, ASM3356847v2, whole genome shotgun sequence genome harbors these coding sequences:
- the LOC140893077 gene encoding uncharacterized protein: MKKDWLLFKKLMHMKTGVGWNPTNNSLDASDEWWERKISENGDYVKFKNKDLSLIWFRYDKLFFDVAATGERSRASTQQRVHCVGGNDDIVKENDDLPDFEEHVEIDDVSEYNDLGMENDTRFGIKEISNMSNDIVFSSLSSLKRKFNGEDNKEKKKVSGAASLKEDIHSLLKYLENKSTTTSAPSTEKDIESAMVILKNIPEIEHKTELWCYACNLLSKK, encoded by the exons ATGAAGAAGGATTGGTTATTATTCAAGAAGCTAATGCACATGAAAACTGGAGTTGGTTGGAATCCTACAAATAATTCACTAGATGCCTCCGATGAATGGTGGGAGAGAAAAATTAGT GAAAATGGAGATTAtgtcaaatttaaaaataaagatTTATCACTCATTTGGTTTCGATATGATAAGTTATTTTTTGATGTTGCTGCAACGGGGGAAAGGTCAAGGGCATCAACCCAACAACGTGTGCATTGCGTTGGTGGCAATGATGATATCGTGAAGGAAAATGATGATTTGCCTGATTTTGAAGAACACGTTGAAATCGATGATGTTAGTGAATATAATGATTTGGGAATGGAGAATGACACAAGATTTGGAATCAAAGAAATAAGTAATATGAGTAACGACATTGTGTTTTCATCTTTGTCATCGCTCAAACGAAAATTTAATGGAGAAGACAACAAGGAAAAGAAGAAAGTTTCTGGAGCAGCCTCACTAAAGGAAGACATTCACTCTCTTTTGAAGTATTTGGAAAATAAGAGCACCACAACCTCTGCACCTTCAACAGAGAAAGATATTGAATCTGCAATGGTGATATTAAAGAATATTCCTGAAATAGAACATAAAACTGAACTTTGGTGTTATGCTTGTAACTTGTTGAGCAAAAAATAA
- the LOC140888452 gene encoding uncharacterized protein yields MEPWDVRHCALNHSNTFCEEEPIEDGDGFQDDPEWLIVSKVTALSILTYFDTYIHKVPCRTSDRTGNKFIEEVLNGYEIRCYQDFRLTKPVFLDLCHELTQKYELYPTRGMSIYEEVGIFLMTCAHGTDNRLLQEIVNHSGETISRHFHRVLKVVGKLVEDIIKSHSEYNEGKGYHMPQHQRYKPFFDDCIGAIDGTHVKARLPQRKAIPYIGRKGFPTKNILAVVDFNMCFTFVWAGWEGAAHDNRIFGEAIRRSELNFSHPKGKKYYLVDAGYSHMSGYMGPYKGENIRYHLEDFRRARTLQLRAPRNLKEKFNFFHSSCRNCVERIFGVWKARWNILANMPYFHIDIQREIVLATMTIHNYIRKKNVSDEAFQMAEYESYQPSIERNISTANSTAENEDNPSNVYWMAMRDSIAMEIARSGR; encoded by the exons ATGGAGCCTTGGGATGTTCGACATTGTGCTTTAAATCACTCAAATACATTTTGTGAGGAGGAACCAATTGAAGATGGAGATGGATTCCAAGACGATCCAGAATGGTTGATTGTAAGCAAAGTAACGGCACTTAGCATTTTAACGTATTTCGATACTTATATTCATAAAGTTCCATGTCGCACATCTGACCGAACAGGTAATAAATTCATAGAAGAAGTATTAAATGGATATGAAATAAGGTGTTACCAAGATTTTCGTCTGACAAAGCCTGTATTCTTGGATTTGTGTCATGAGTTAACCCAGAAATATGAATTATATCCCACCAGGGGAATGTCGATCTATGAAGAAGTCGGAATTTTTTTGATGACTTGTGCTCATGGTACAGATAATAGACTGCTACAAGAGATAGTTAATCATTCAGGTGAAACCATATCAAGACATTTCCATAGAGTTCTGAAAGTTGTTGGTAAGCTAGTTGAAGATATAATTAAATCTCATTCCGAGTATAACGAAGGCAAAGGATACCATATGCCTCAACATCAACGATACAAGCCATTTTTTGAT GATTGCATTGGGGCAATTGATGGTACACATGTTAAGGCACGATTACCGCAAAGAAAAGCAATCCCATATATTGGACGCAAAGGTTTTCCTACGAAAAATATTCTTGCAGTTGTAGATTTTAATATGTGTTTTACATTTGTGTGGGCTGGATGGGAAGGAGCTGCTCATGATAATAGAATATTTGGAGAAGCTATTCGTAGGTCGGAACTTAATTTTTCTCACCCAAAAGGAAAGAAGTATTACTTGGTTGATGCTGGATATTCACATATGTCAGGATATATGGGTCCTTATAAAGGTGAGAATATAAGGTACCATCTTGAAGACTTTCGCCGAGCTAGGACCTTGCAACTACGTGCACCAAGAAATTTGAAGGAAAAATTCAACTTTTTCCACTCTTCATGCAGGAACTGTGTTGAACGTATATTTGGAGTTTGGAAAGCAAGATGGAATATTTTGGCTAATATGCCTTATTTTCATATTGATATTCAAAGAGAAATTGTGCTGGCAACAATGACAATTCACAACTACATAAGAAAGAAAAATGTTTCAGACGAGGCATTCCAAATGGCTGAATATGAAAGTTATCAACCATCTATTGAACGAAATATATCTACCGCTAACTCTACGGCTGAGAATGAAGACAATCCTAGCAATGTATATTGGATGGCAATGCGTGATTCAATTGCAATGGAAATTGCAAGAAGTGGACGATAA